TAAGCTTAAAAATCTTGGAGCCCAAACAACTAAATTTCAGATGTGTATACGTTTCTCCTAGAGCATACCTCGAACTATTCCGCCCTCCTTCCACACTTTTGCATCCTTCATGACAAAGCTGACAGATCTGAGAGCCTTGATGTTCTTCTCAGGATCCTCATCAAAGGCCACAATGTCGGCTTGCAGGCCTTCTGCGAACCATCCAAATCGCCTCCCGCATAAGTCTCCTCCACAGGCCTCCCACCCCCCAACAGTACACGACTCCAACACATCAACTACTGGTATACCAGCCTCGATCATCAACTCCAGCTCCCGAACATTGTCGCCATGCGGAAAGGTTCCCGTGTCGCCGCCACAAGCTAGGCGAACTCCAAGGTCGTGCGCCCGTTTGACTTGCTTTAGTATCTGGTCAAACCGGTGGGCATGCAACTTTTCTGCAATCGCAAGAGTAGGCACCATTATGACTCCCTTGTCAATCATACGCATGAACATGTCATCGGTGCCAAAGTAAACATGCTCAATGGTGTTGAccccggcctcgatggctgCCAATGCGCCCTTCAATGTGCAGCAGTGCGCCGACACTGGGGCGCCCGCTAGTTCCGCTTCTTTGACGATCACATCCATCTCTTCTTGAGAGAACACCAAGTAGTCCGGGTTAGGTTCTTTGGGGGGATGCAAAACGCTTGGAATGTAGGGATGTTGCTGCGCAGGGGGTGATCTCATGATTCTCCGGCGGTAATCAGCGAAGAATTTGATTACATCTGCTCCCGTGGCAATCCGTCGCCGAACTGCCTGCCGGCATTGTTCGACACCATCAACAGCATCCGCCCCAGCCGGTAGGCagtggccgccggcgttgttCTCAGTGCGCGGCTCAAAGGAACCGGTGCTGGCAATCACCTTGGTTGCCACGAACAGGCGTGGCCCCGGGGTAAGCCCGCGAGCGATGGCATCTCTCAGGTTGGCGTCACATTCTTGCATTCCCTCCGACCCAAGGTCTCTGTTGTAGAAAATATAAGAAGtcagtgtgtgtgtgtgttcaGGCATTATTGGCGGCGATCAGAAGAAACCGCGTACCTGTAAGTCGTGTATCCTGCAAGCAAAGCCGTCCGACAATGATTGACGCCGCGGACAATTCGTTCTGTCATACTCTCGTCTCTCTTTTGTTGGAGAGCACCCGCTTCACTTATAACTATCAATCAGTACACTCAAGAAAGAGCCGGAATAGGACGGATTGACTCACTTATATGAATGCAAAAAcacgtgtgtgtgtgcatcCACGAGTCCAGGCATCACATACTTGCCCCGCAGGTCAATGTCTCGCTCTTGCAGAATCTGTAAAAATGGTTCTTGCTCGTCGTTTCTCTCAAAGACGCGAACAATGAGGCCAGTTGCCGAGTCAACGGTAATGGAGACATTTTGGCGAACCTGCTTGACCAGAGGGTCAAATAAAGACGAGGTATGCAGTGTATATTGCGTCATGACAATGTGATTTCGGTCAATAGTTCTAGGAGGGAATTTGGTTGAAAGACTGAAAGTGCTATCTACTAGAGAGTGCAAGGAAAGGAGTTCGAGCGAGCGGTCTTGATGTGTCGTATGGCGCGGTGCGATGCCCTTCAGGTTTCAGCTCACTGGGCGGCGGGCCCAACGAGTTCAGTTAGTTGAGATGGCGCGTCGGATCAGCGCGACCAATTTGGATAAACCGTCGTGGAAAGCCGACCCCGCAAAGGATCTTGTTATGCCTCTCTGTCTTGGCAAGCTGACGAAGGACACGGGCAATGATAAGATGTCGCTTCTCCACCAtgctctctttctcccccaCGAGGAGTCTTGCTGAGACGCCCCCACCCAGACGATCGTAATCGGGACCCATCCGGTCCTTGATTTTCGGTGACTTGTATAAAGTCTGAACCGCCCGATGTCTTTTGTGTCCTATGGATTGATTCTTCTCGCCTGGTTGATGGAGAATTGAAGCAGGCTCCGGAGTGTTCATTGTCGAAGCGCAGCCAGTGTCTCTAGGGAAAGCAACAAGACGCCGAGTCTCTTGATGGATTGCCTGATACCGAAATATGATGGCTCTGCGTGTCGCTGACGATTCGTTGGTTCCGGAAAAGTGTGCGGTGTTGTGGTCCATGACACAAATGCCACCTTTAGCCACAGGATATTTGCAGACCGCGCTGTAGTCCAAGTTCGACGCGTCGATTTGCGTCTCAGCTCCGATGTGCGGAAACCTTCCTTGTCTGTAAGACATTGCTATAGCTTTCAAACATCCGTTGACCTCATTTACATTCTGGAGAGGTATCCAGACGGTTATGACTCGACCTTGACTTTGGAAATATGCACTGTTCTGGTGCCAAGGCTTTTCTGAGGACACCTCTGGAGGCTTGTCCATCAAGAAACCCTTGGAATGAAGGCAGAAACTTGGTCTGATGAAATCCGATATGACGGCTTTCCAACTCTGTGCTGAGATCTTCCAATCTGTGGCGATTCAAACGTTCGAAGTAAAGAGCCAGCTGAGGGGTAGGCATGTTGTCTTGTGAGCGACAAGGTATTGATGCTAGCGTAGTAGAACCGCTTGCTTGTGTTAACTAGGAGGCTCTGGGCTTAAAGAAGGTAATTCTCCAGCATAAACCGCAAGATAATAATCGCTTTTCTAAATTCCTCAAATGGTCTCTTGGTTGCAAACACGTGTCCTTGCTGCAGCTTTTGCCTGAATTCCAACGACTGTTGTTGGAAATCAGCCTATCATTCAGTGAAGTTACGTCTATACAAATTCACTGCATGCTCAGTTTCGGGTAAAGCTGCCAGCACGTCATGCAGAGTGAAAAACAGTTCAACAGAAATATGACAGTTTCTCAGGGGAAAATATCCAAGACCTCATTTCCAAGTACAACGCATCACTTCAGAAGGCCTACGATGAATACCTGCGCAATGAAATCACTTACCAAGAGGCGGACTCTAGAAAGATTCGCCTGTTTTTGAACGAGGTTGGGCTCCCAGAGCCGACTGACTAGCAGATCACCGAGTTCAGGAACGTCTACAAACCAGCGTACCAGAAGAATCGATGAGCGACTCCAGACAGTGTTGAGATGCTGGTTCGTCTACGCGAGCACGGTTTCAGACTGGGAATCGTTACCAACGGGCAACTCAAAGACCAGTTGGAAAAGTCGGATGCAATTGGGGTCCATCACCTTGTCGACAATATCATCACCTCAGAAGAAGCGGGGTGCTGCAAGCCCGATAAACGACTATTTCACCTAGCCATCGAGGCGTTGGGGGCCACGCTTCAGAACAGCTGCATGATAGGTGATTCTGTGGACTCTGATATCAGGGGAGGTCTTGAATGCGGAATCGAATACCGTCCACGACCTTGCCAAAGAATTGTCTGCTATTCTTGCAGCCATCTCCGTGGAGAACTACGTCTTTGCCATCTTTCGAACCGGAAGGAATGGTCAGAATAGTCGCCAAAGCGGCATCCCCAATCAACGAGACCGCCATACGGATCTCTTTTCGAGGCCAAGACGAGCAAAAGGACGAGCCGGGCACACAAGTCAGGTTTCACATCACTGAGAGACTTCACAGCATCCGAATCGACTACGAAAAATGTTTTCTCTCTTCGAAATCATGCATTGAAGCTAGGTTGCTTGAGAGTCTCAGAATGCTCCAGGCCTGCTGTGACAACCTCATGCGAGACCACCCAAGAGCAGCATTGCGAAATCTCAGGTCTGTGATGATGATACTAGCTGAGATCGCTGGAATAGAGGCTTCATTAGTTGTTGAGGGGGAAGAAATTGATCTTTAAGAGTCAAGGGGACTTTCTGTTGGTTACAGTAGTTGGAGTGTCAAGAATTGGGCATTTACTTGAAGTCGTAATTCTGTTGATTTCATAATTTCAATGCTAGTATGGACATGTTTTTTCATGCCTCTTTTCAAAAACCCGGAAGCTCTTTCCGAGTAGCCACCCATGCAAATAAATCATTAACGCCACTCTACCATGCTTTTTCTTTCATCCATCCCGGTCATCATGACGATATTAGCCCTGGCCGAACTGGGGAGTGTTGAGGGACATGGCCATCAACAGACAGGGTTCAAATCCATACCACGAAATCCACATATGGATCCACAATATGGATCCATgtccattccattccattccacgTAGGCTTCAGCCTTTCCATATTCACGCCACGGAACCCCTTCCATATGTTCCATATGTGGAAATTGTGGAAAGGATTGAAGATTTAGGTGGGGGCTGAAAAAACCTGGATTTCCTTGTGAAATAGCGCATACCCCAAGTACTTTCtatcgccaacgacaacgcaATAGCAACAATTTTCCACCCCGTTTTACCCGTACACGAAGTTCAAACAAGTCTATTCTAGGGGGGTTACTACTACTCACGCCCTTATTTCCCCAAATCGAAATGGCCGCCCTCCATCCTACCAAGTCAACCACACCCGTTCCAGAACGTacagaagaagacaatcaACGACTCTTTCAGCTCTACAAAGGCTGGACCTTgacggagagagacggccaagtGCGTCAATGGGTATATCAGTTCGGCTACGAtatccagcatgcccagaAAGGGGAACGCCGATGGGTGTGTTGCCTTTGCATCAAGCaaaagcggccgaggccaaagagTTATGCCATCAAAGGGTTGCAGAATGCGGAGGGTCACCTGTACGCGGACCACAATGGCATTATGGATCCGACAGGCAAGAGGCAAAAGCCTGCCAAGGCATCTGAGAAAGCACATCAGTCCATTGCAACAATTCTACAGTTGAACCCGAAGGAGCCGAAGGAACAAGATTTGATCAATACCTTGATCAAACGTTTTGACAAAACTGTATTCCAGCAGAAACTTGTCAACTGGATTGTCAATTCTAACCAATCCTTCTCGATCGTTAACGATCAAGATCTTCGAGACATCTTCAACTACCTCAATCCATCGGTGGAGATCACAAAAGCCAACATTACTGACGTGACCGTGCGTGCCATCGCAGAGCGAGAATTTACTAACAACATGGAAAGAGTGAAGGACGCTTTGCGAAAGAGTCCGGGACAGATCCATATCCAGTACGATGGCTGGAAGTCTGGTAACCGACACGCCTTATACGGCATCACATGTGTTTTTCGGGATTCAAACAATCGGCCACAGAAGTGTGTCCTCGGACTGCCTGAGCTTACAGAGAGGCACACAGGCGAGAATATCGCCGGGCAGATCATCGAGATCATTCGAGAGTACGAGATCAGCGATAAAGTCGGATATTTCACACTGGATAATGCCGGTAACAATAAAACTTCGATGGGGGAGCTTGGATTAGAATTCGGCTtcgagtgggagaagcgATGGGTTCGCTGCGTTGGTCACGTTGTCAACATAGTAGTGAAACAGATGCTGTATGGCAAGAACCCGGATGCTTTCGAGAAAGAGGTCTTCGAAGGACTTCATACGGCAGCGAAGGAGCATGAAGtctggaggaggcgaggctCTGTTGGAAAATGGCATAACTTTGCTGTTGTAGGTGGCTGAATCCCCGGCTTTATTTGTTATACTCACGAATACCTAGGAGGTGAGCAGATCGGACACGTGGACCGATATGCTCAAGAAGGTACAGGCTATCGAGAGCCAACTCTCTGATGACGCTCAGCTCAAGAAACACCGTCCAGTTGGAGTTGTGGTCGACAATGCTACCCGGTGGCTTTCTCAATTCTCGATGATTGAGCGCGCTCTCGTCTTAAGGCCATTTTATAATTCTTTTGTCCAGAGAGCGTCAaacgagtgggagaaggtcAACTTGACGAGAGCTGGCCACATCAAAAAGGGCTCCaagctgcccttcttcctgaAGGAAGAGAATCACATGACACCTGATGATTGGCATGTGCTCGGGACTCTTTACGACATTTTGCTTGACTTCCAGCTGGTTGTGAGAGGCCTTGAGGGTGATGGGCAGGGAAAACACCGGAGAAAGGTCGAGGAAAACGAGATCGACCCTCCACTGTCTGGTAAGCCTTAATTATACTTCTCAAAAGCGGCCCGATTCTTATTCTAACAGCTGATTTGTACAGGAACAAGCTGGGATCTTATTCACGCGTATGAATTTCTTCTCGAAACCCTCGAATCCGCGAAAAGAGCAGTCGCCAATTTTCCGGACGGCCATCACCTCGCTGTCAACATCAATCTGGGCTGGCTCAAATTGAACGAATACTACGAGCATCTGAACGATAGCCCCTTGATCTATGGCGCCGCAGTTCTTCATCCTGCCTACCGGTGGGCACTGTTTGACGATTTGtggggagacgacgacgaaagacaGTTATGGATTaccaaggcgaaggagatggtccaggatctctgggagagagagtataGGGACCTGGAGGTCGATGACCCAGAGATTGAGTTGCCTGCCAATAAGCGGCTGAAGACCTCAAGAAACAAGTTCACAGCGTGGCGCACAAAGAAGCGAGGACtgacggccgggggggtTTCTGTTACCGAGTCGCCAATTCAATCCCCTGCTCAATCGCCTAGGTCCTCAGTTGGCGGTCTGGATCTTGATGAATACGGGCAGTGGCAGCGTGATATcgaggatgctgatgctTCTGTCACAGATCCCTACGAATACTGGCACATGAGGCGGCTTAAATACCCCCGGTTGTCTAGGATGGCCTTGGATCTGCTTACTGTGCCACCAATGTCAGCCGAGTGCGAGAGGTTATTCTCGACCACTGGCCGCATGGTGACCAAGAGCCGCAATAGGCTAGATGCCAGCACAATTGGGCTTTGTCAGACACTACGGAGTTGGTTGCGTGCCGGTTTGATCGGGTCGCTAGATAGGATTCTGATGGACGAGTGACAATAACATCGACGTCACCAAGGCATGGATGCGGCCCACTAATTACCATTGTT
The DNA window shown above is from Colletotrichum destructivum chromosome 2, complete sequence and carries:
- a CDS encoding Putative HAD superfamily, haloacid dehalogenase-like hydrolase translates to MLVRLREHGFRLGIVTNGQLKDQLEKSDAIGVHHLVDNIITSEEAGCCKPDKRLFHLAIEALGATLQNSCMIGEVLNAESNTVHDLAKELSAILAAISVENYVFAIFRTGRNVAKAASPINETAIRISFRGQDEQKDEPGTQVRFHITERLHSIRIDYEKCFLSSKSCIEARLLESLRMLQACCDNLMRDHPRAALRNLRSVMMILAEIAGIEASLVVEGEEIDL
- a CDS encoding Putative metal-dependent hydrolase, composite domain superfamily — translated: MTQYTLHTSSLFDPLVKQVRQNVSITVDSATGLIVRVFERNDEQEPFLQILQERDIDLRGKDLGSEGMQECDANLRDAIARGLTPGPRLFVATKVIASTGSFEPRTENNAGGHCLPAGADAVDGVEQCRQAVRRRIATGADVIKFFADYRRRIMRSPPAQQHPYIPSVLHPPKEPNPDYLVFSQEEMDVIVKEAELAGAPVSAHCCTLKGALAAIEAGVNTIEHVYFGTDDMFMRMIDKGVIMVPTLAIAEKLHAHRFDQILKQVKRAHDLGVRLACGGDTGTFPHGDNVRELELMIEAGIPVVDVLESCTVGGWEACGGDLCGRRFGWFAEGLQADIVAFDEDPEKNIKALRSVSFVMKDAKVWKEGGIVRGML